From the genome of Gilliamella sp. wkB7, one region includes:
- a CDS encoding DUF1289 domain-containing protein yields MDQLEFFEIPSPCKRVCETDKQGYCIKCFRSRTERFNWLSFSDTQKQEVLRLCKQRALRRRYLLLQQQQQKIQDTTLQNELNF; encoded by the coding sequence TTGGATCAACTTGAATTTTTTGAAATACCCTCTCCTTGTAAACGAGTTTGTGAAACCGATAAACAAGGTTATTGTATTAAATGCTTTCGTTCTAGGACAGAACGATTTAATTGGTTAAGTTTTTCCGATACTCAAAAGCAAGAAGTGCTTCGCTTATGTAAACAAAGGGCGCTAAGACGGCGTTATCTATTATTGCAACAGCAACAACAAAAGATCCAAGATACAACCTTGCAAAATGAACTCAATTTTTAA
- a CDS encoding zinc ribbon domain-containing protein encodes MKMCIACGMPMTSLGDYPLHDMSKNYCKHCAHNDGTMKTFDEKWQEVALRYANNHHIDYSIAKHTAYVILKKLPAWKRKW; translated from the coding sequence ATGAAAATGTGTATTGCATGTGGCATGCCAATGACTTCACTTGGTGATTATCCTTTGCATGACATGTCTAAAAATTACTGTAAGCATTGCGCTCATAATGATGGCACAATGAAAACGTTTGATGAGAAATGGCAAGAAGTTGCTCTGCGTTATGCCAATAATCATCATATCGATTATTCAATAGCTAAACATACTGCATATGTAATACTAAAAAAATTACCTGCTTGGAAACGAAAGTGGTAA
- a CDS encoding alpha/beta hydrolase: MKYNLCSFLKNIFLVCVLSVLYVTNCFSSQGIVDSSKTIKSQILGNDVHYTVYLPPDYNSSNRTYPIFYYLHGGADGIHTDPYTQGNLQAHLDNLINSGKITPMIVVTPDATRNGSFENNTYYMNDADGQYLYEDMFIKEFMPQIEKNYRVNNLPKFRAIGGLSMGGFGALYYSLQYPGLFKATVALSGAFRTKEDIISMDMNVYNRRYGKAFGLNLVGESRVNNKFYDKYDILNTTSNKLESEGYFYLDCGSKDDFLIGNTLLSMNFKKNNINYTFIARNGGHDWSYWTSGFDDMLIFVSQRLQDFRFID, from the coding sequence ATGAAATACAACCTTTGTAGTTTTTTAAAAAATATCTTTTTAGTATGCGTCTTATCTGTTTTATATGTTACTAACTGTTTTTCATCACAGGGTATTGTTGATTCTAGTAAAACAATAAAAAGTCAAATTTTAGGTAACGATGTCCACTACACGGTATATTTGCCTCCAGATTATAATAGTTCTAATAGAACATACCCTATTTTTTATTATTTACATGGCGGTGCGGATGGTATTCATACCGATCCCTATACTCAGGGTAATTTACAAGCTCATTTGGATAATTTAATCAATTCTGGAAAGATAACGCCCATGATTGTTGTCACACCTGATGCTACTAGAAATGGGTCTTTTGAAAATAATACCTATTATATGAATGATGCGGATGGCCAGTATCTTTATGAGGATATGTTTATCAAGGAATTCATGCCACAAATAGAAAAAAACTACAGAGTAAATAATTTACCCAAATTTAGGGCTATCGGAGGGCTTTCAATGGGCGGATTTGGCGCTCTTTATTATAGTTTACAATATCCCGGTCTTTTTAAGGCAACGGTAGCCTTAAGCGGGGCGTTTAGAACCAAAGAAGATATAATTTCAATGGATATGAATGTATACAATCGACGCTATGGCAAAGCATTCGGTTTAAACCTTGTAGGAGAAAGCAGAGTAAATAATAAGTTTTATGATAAATATGATATTTTAAATACTACATCGAATAAATTGGAGTCTGAAGGCTATTTTTATCTTGATTGCGGTTCTAAGGATGATTTTCTTATTGGCAATACACTATTAAGTATGAATTTCAAGAAAAACAATATTAACTATACCTTTATTGCTCGCAATGGTGGTCATGATTGGTCATATTGGACTTCTGGATTTGATGATATGCTGATCTTTGTTAGTCAAAGGCTGCAAGATTTTAGATTTATTGATTAA